In Macadamia integrifolia cultivar HAES 741 chromosome 5, SCU_Mint_v3, whole genome shotgun sequence, a single window of DNA contains:
- the LOC122077855 gene encoding aspartic proteinase CDR1-like produces MEGFANSKRPYMASNNHLEHGTYQVGFKKEESDSSMFVKTNDNGIVVILVYVDDLVIIGNNHFGIKTLKKLLSAEFDIKDLGKLRYFLGIEVTSSQDIGQYQRLIGRLIYLTITRPDIANAISLIVNHLPVHSSAPESALMGRTMCMFFLRLLSIALLLQFTLAQSGSLSLKLIHRDSVESPLYPGKLSSEERTSRYVNRTIAHARRMIQIARGTRPDEISIPVDYHGFDFIVIVGIGTIDGQYQNYYLILDTGSDWLWLQCEGCKSCFRQRSPLFGYSRSTTYHPLRCDIEPLNPLCTPGQCWEDTSLCSYRIRYANAQGPLTEGVIASEKFTFNDAGGTTSINDIVFGCGLNNVNFDTQFMPNNEIAGIMGIGSTPQSFISQLGDRFQHRFSYCLQPMYGNQGINTYLRFGEDAKIYPQGRVVKTTPILTGPTAGLYYLDFLALSIADQRISDPPLTLWRTLIDSGSPYTLFPPGPFASMKSYLLRYLQPYNVKRIPPRDLMDLCFDRTNGFNNFPSITFHFRNADLVLWPENSFLIKDDYFCLAIAPINELQKILIGAYQQANFRFLYDLHGRTLSFSPEDCSKDSN; encoded by the exons ATGGAAGGATTTGCAAACTCAAAAAGGCCatatatggcctcaaacaatCACCTCGAGCATGGTACATATCAAGTTGGGTTTAAAAAGGAAGAATCTGATTCTTCTATGTTTGTTAAAACTAATGACAATGGCATTGTGGTCATTCtggtttatgttgatgaccTTGTGATTATAGGCAATAATCACTTTGGAATTAAAACTCTCAAGAAGCtcttgagtgctgaatttgacaTCAAAGATCTTGGAAAGCTAAGATATTTTCTGGGTATTGAAGTAACAAGCTCTCAA GATATTGGCCAATATCAACGTCTGATAGGGCGCCTGATCTATTTGACTATTACCAGACCAGACATTGCTAATGCG ATTTCACTCATTGTTAACCATCTACCAGTCCATTCTTCCGCACCAGAAAGTGCCCTAATGGGAAGGACAATGTGCATGTTCTTTCTGAGACTTCTCTCAATTGCGTTACTACTACAGTTTACTTTGGCACAATCTGGAAGCCTCAGTCTCAAGCTCATCCACCGAGATTCAGTGGAGTCACCTCTCTATCCAGGTAAGCTTTCAAGCGAAGAGAGAACTTCTAGGTATGTTAATCGCACTATAGCCCATGCTCGTCGGATGATCCAAATAGCTAGAGGTACTCGTCCCGACGAGATAAGTATTCCTGTTGATTACCATGGTTTCGACTTTATAGTGATAGTTGGCATCGGTACAATTGATGGCCAATATCAAAACTATTATCTCATATTAGATACTGGGAGCGATTGGTTGTGGTTACAATGTGAAGGTTGCAAAAGTTGCTTCCGTCAAAGATCCCCACTATTTGGGTATTCCAGATCAACTACTTATCATCCTCTTCGATGTGATATTGAGCCTCTCAACCCCCTATGTACACCCGGTCAATGCTGGGAAGATACAAGTTTATGCTCATACAGAATACGGTATGCGAATGCTCAGGGTCCCTTAACAGAGGGAGTCATTGCAAGTGAAAAATTTACATTCAATGATGCTGGGGGCACAACTTCTATCAATGACATAGTCTTTGGTTGTGGCTTGAACAATGTTAACTTTGATACTCAATTTATGCCAAATAATGAGATAGCTGGTATAATGGGTATAGGGTCTACACCTCAATCCTTCATTTCGCAGTTGGGCGATCGCTTCCAGCATCGATTCTCATATTGCTTGCAGCCAATGTATGGTAATCAAGGGATTAATACATATCTACGATTCGGGGAAGACGCAAAAATATATCCACAAGGCCGAGTGGTAAAAACTACCCCAATTTTGACAGGACCTACTGCAGGTCTTTACTACTTGGACTTCTTGGCTCTCAGCATTGCAGATCAACGTATTTCCGATCCTCCTCTAACTCTTTGGCGGACACTAATAGACTCAGGAAGTCCCTACACTTTATTTCCCCCAGGGCCTTTTGCAAGTATGAAATCTTATCTGTTACGTTACTTGCAGCCTTATAATGTGAAGAGAATCCCACCAAGGGATCTTATGGATCTATGTTTTGATCGGACTAATGGTTTCAACAATTTTCCGAGCATCACATTCCATTTCAGAAATGCTGATCTTGTTCTTTGGCCTGAAAATTCATTTCTGATTAAGGATGACTACTTTTGCTTAGCAATAGCACCTATTAATGAATTACAAAAGATTCTGATCGGAGCATACCAACAAGCGAATTTCCGGTTCTTATATGATTTACATGGAAGAACCCTCTCCTTTTCTCCGGAGGACTGCTCTAAGGATTCTAATTAG